The Larimichthys crocea isolate SSNF chromosome XI, L_crocea_2.0, whole genome shotgun sequence genome has a segment encoding these proteins:
- the LOC113746941 gene encoding protein CEBPZOS yields the protein MSSSLAPLAQKLMKAVIAVELLGVFGVYGLFHKMNDSPEFRSTMSRKFPSVLEVYYQSNEWAGVYGIRERDQEAWASKQD from the exons aTGTCTTCCTCTCTGGCTCCTCTGGCCCAGAAGCTGATGAAGGCCGTGATCGCCGTGGAGCTGCTGGGCGTGTTCGGCGTGTACGGTCTGTTCCACAAGATGAACGACAGTCCAG AGTTCAGGAGCACCATGAGCAGGAAGTTTCCATCAGTGCTGGAAG tTTACTACCAGTCCAACGAGTGGGCGGGCGTCTACGGCATCCGAGAGAGAGACCAGGAGGCCTGGGCGTCCAAACAGGACTGA
- the cebpz gene encoding CCAAT/enhancer-binding protein zeta → MAAKKKQRQRLRETRRPEEEDMEEQEEQEEQEEQAGGGGGDRPKKEEEFSLEEVLRLGGTQADYVMLAGLDDSNELVDGGKKGAIDDLEEGELEKFITKLGIRAYGGVQVIADEPEPEGDRGEEESEEKKAAQANKEEQAASSQQEVKKKQEVEVKKAKDVGKKAKQNVNVFEFQQRQVLLIKPGGKWFDLEYTAEGSLAQQDASLVTRYKALAQQLFDAEVALYKSKKNLQKGANSNWMKTVVSSGVLADRMAAMTVLIQDAPVHTLEHVENLVAMVKKKGSRRMGLMALDTLRELLLSDLLPENRKLRTFAQHPFDELEEKASGNRDSRDRRLILWYFEHQLKHHVAEFVSALDTVAHDTVAATKAKALATAHEMLCSRPEQERALLIQVVNKLGDPEYKTAAKASYLLETLLHKHPNMKVVVCCEVERLMFRPNISPKAQYYSVCFLSQVMLSHDEAELAAKLITIYFSFFRACVKKKDVESKMLSVLLSGVNRAYPYAGTGDEKVKEQLDTLFKVVHLVKFNTAVQALMLLFQVMDSQQTCSDRYYVALYRKLLDPGLSSSSRHSMFLNLLYKSLKVDIVLRRVKAFVKRLLQVSAEQNASFACGALFLVSELMKAKPGLKILLQEDADGEEEAFKDLAEEKDDDDDDDEEERFVDADKQEGVTAETQEAKPAASWVHHQNLEGGKSVQSYDPLHRNPLFCGADHTTLWELQRLALHFHPSVSLFAKTILEGEFILYSGDPLQDFTLIRFLDRFVFRNPKQQKTKQNAALMPKQRLPGSSLAVNSEEFLSKDESQISVDEIFFYRFFKKRQQEKQLRRPRRDGDNDSVEDVDDDEFEKILDSCEGDSYFTEMEPGDLDFAGNVKSKKGKKGDKDSDDSDDSDMDDLDDEEVSLGSMDEEDFGDELEDEGGTFMDPDGGGDDEDDDEVPELDEDFDASDDDVPDITPRAKKGKRKSSEELDFSGSLGSNQGKKKKKGKKDRAAFASAEEFGSLLDENAGSKFDNIGLNAMANTDKAGLKQLKWEAQRDDWMQDRDVKTLRRKKTMFNKKKSFGRARTGGRGGKTFGNRKRK, encoded by the exons ATGGCAGCCAAGAAGAAACAgcgacagagactgagagagacgaggaggcccgaggaggaggacatggaggagcaggaggagcaggaggagcaggaggagcaggccGGGGGTGGAGGCGGCGACAGAccgaagaaagaagaagagttcaGCCTGGAGGAGGTGCTGCGACTCGGAGGAACTCAG GCCGATTACGTGATGCTCGCTGGTCTGGACGACTCCAACGAGCTCGTGGACGGAGGCAAGAAAGGAGCGATAGACGACCTGGAGGAAGGCGAGTTGGAGAAGTTCATCACCAAGCTGGGCATCCGGGCGTACGGCGGCGTGCAGGTCATCGCAGACGAGCCCGAGCCCGAGGGCGACCGCGgcgaggaggagagcgaggagaAGAAGGCGGCGCAGGCGAATAAAGAGGAGCAGGCGGCGAGCTCTCAgcaggaggtgaagaagaagcaggaggtggaggtgaagaaggCGAAAGACGTCGGGAAGAAGGCGAAGCAGAACGTGAACGTGTTCGAGTTCCAGCAGCGGCAGGTGCTGCTCATCAAACCCGGGGGGAAGTGGTTCGACCTGGAGTACACCGCCGAGGGCTCGTTGGCCCAGCAGGACGCCTCGCTGGTGACCCGGTACAAGGCGCTCGCCCAGCAGCTGTTCGACGCCGAGGTGGCGCTCTACAAGAGCAAGAAGAACCTGCAGAAAGGAGCCAACTCCAACTGGATGAAGACGGTCGTCTCCTCCGGCGTGCTCGCCGACAGGATGGCGGCGATGACGGTTCTGATCCAGGACGCTCCGGTGCACACGCTGGAACACGTGGAGAACCTGGTGGCCATGGTGAAGAAGAAGGGCAGCCGGCGGATGGGTCTGATGGCGCTGGACACGCTGcgagagctgctgctgtctgacctGCTGCCGGAGAACAGGAAGCTCCGCACCTTCGCCCAGCACCCGTTCGacgagctggaggagaaggcgAGCGGCAACCGCGACTCCCGCGACCGCCGCCTCATCCTCTGGTACTTCGAGCACCAGCTGAAGCACCACGTGGCCGAGTTCGTGTCGGCTCTGGACACCGTGGCTCACGACACGGTGGCGGCCACCAAAGCGAAGGCGCTGGCCACCGCCCACGAGATGCTGTGCAGCCGGCCGGAGCAGGAGAGGGCGCTGCTGATCCAGGTGGTCAACAAGCTGGGAGACCCCGAGTACAAGACGGCGGCCAAAGCGTCGTACCTGCTGGAGACGCTGCTGCACAAGCACCCCAACATGAAGGTGGTGGTGTGCTGCGAGGTGGAGCGCCTCATGTTCCGGCCCAACATCAGCCCGAAGGCGCAGTACTACTCCGTGTGCTTCCTCAGCCAGGTGATGCTGAGCCACGACGAGGCCGAGCTCGCCGCCAAGCTCATCACCATCTACTTCTCCTTCTTCCGCGCCTGCGTCAAGAAGAAGGACGTGGAGTCGAAGATGCTGAGCGTGCTGCTGTCGGGCGTGAACCGGGCGTATCCCTACGCCGGCACCGGGGACGAGAAGGTGAAGGAGCAGCTGGACACGCTGTTCAAGGTGGTGCACCTGGTGAAGTTCAACACGGCCGTGCAGGCGCTCATGCTGCTCTTCCAGGTCATGGACTCCCAGCAGACCTGCTCGGACCGCTACTACGTGGCCCTGTACAG GAAGCTGCTGGACCCCGGCCTGTCCTCGTCGTCCCGTCACAGCATGTTCCTGAACCTTCTGTATAAATCTCTGAAGGTGGACATCGTGCTGCGGCGGGTCAAAGCCTTCGTGAAGCGTCTGCTGCAGGTCAGCGCCGAGCAGAACGCCAGCTTCGCCTGCGGGGCGCTGTTCCTCGTGTCGGAGCTGATGAAGGCCAAACCGGGTCTGAAGATTCTGCTGCAGGAGGACGCG GACGGCGAGGAGGAGGCGTTCAAAGACCTCGCCGAGGAGAaggacgatgatgacgacgatgatgaagaggagCGCTTTGTGGACGCTGATAAACAGGAAGGAGTGACGGCTGAGACACAGGAAGCGAAGCCCGCGGCATCATGGGTACATCACCAGAACCTGGAAG GAGGGAAGAGCGTGCAGAGCTACGACCCGCTGCACAGAAACCCGTTATTCTGTGGCGCCGACCACACCACGCTGTGGGAGCTGCAGagg ctcGCACTTCACTTCCACCCGTCTGTGTCCCTGTTTGCCAAAACCATCCTGGAG GGAGAGTTCATCTTGTACTCCGGGGACCCTCTGCAGGACTTCACCCTCATCAGGTTCTTGGACAGATTCGTCTTCAGGAACCCGAAACAGCAGAAAACCAAAC aaAACGCAGCGTTGATGCCCAAACAGAGGTTACCTGGCAGCTCGTTAGCAG TGAACAGCGAAGAGTTTCTGTCTAAAGACGAAAGTCAGATCTCTGTGGACGAAATCTTCTTTTACCG ATTCTTTAAGAAGCGTCAGCAGGAGAAGCAGCTTCGTCGGCCACGACGGGACGGAGACAACGACAGCGTGGAGGACGTGGACGATGACGAGTTTGAGAAAATACTCG ATTCCTGTGAGGGAGACTCGTACTTCACTGAGATGGAACCAGGCGATCTGGACTTTGCAGG GAACGTGAAGAgtaaaaaagggaagaaaggcGACAAGGACTCGGACGATTCGGACGACTCGGACATGGACGACCTGGACGACGAGGAAGTGTCTCTGGGCAGCATGGACGAGGAAGACTTTGGAGACGAGCTGGAGGACGAAGGAGGGACGTTCATGGACCCTGACGGAGGCGGAGACgacgaagatgatgatgaag TTCCAGAGCTGGACGAAGACTTTGACG cttcagACGACGACGTTCCCGACATCACGCCTCGAGCCAAGAAAGGCAAACGGAAATCCTCAGAGGAGCTCGACTTCTCTGGATCTTTGG GGTCCAAtcaggggaagaagaagaagaaaggaaagaaagacagagccGCATTCGCTTCAGCTGAAGAG ttcgGCTCTCTGCTCGACGAAAACGCCGGCTCGAAGTTCGACAACATCGGGCTGAACGCCATGGCCAACACCGACAAAGCAG gcctgaagcagctgaagtgGGAGGCTCAGCGTGACGACTGGATGCAGGACCGCGACGTGAAGACGCTGCGCAGGAAGAAGACGATGTTCAACAAGAAGAAGTCGTTCGGCCGAGCGAGGacgggaggaagaggagggaagacgTTCgggaacaggaagaggaagtag
- the ndufaf7 gene encoding protein arginine methyltransferase NDUFAF7, mitochondrial has protein sequence MRFSFNTQLLSRVFISLPAAGRWRAAQSRLFCSSPSSSDQEKPRASMLRHLTSKIKATGPVTVAEYMREVLTNPVTGYYVKNDMLGPDGDFITSPEISQIFGELIGVWIISEWMGAGQPKQLQLVELGPGRGSLSSDVLRVFSQLRSVFGGASVSVHLVEVSPVLSRLQAQSLTGNSSQEADSEDEPVYRHGETAAGLPVSWYRRLDDVPAGFSIFLAHEFFDALPIHKFQRTPKGWREVMVDIDPEKPDRLRFVMAPSPTPASSTLVQADERRGHVEVCAEGGVIVQQLARRIAADGGAALIADYGHDGTKTDTFRGFKGHQLHDVLSSPGSADLTADVDFSYLRRMAGGGVACLGPVTQRTFLKNMGIDSRLQVLLRNCSDPTTRKQLTSSYDMLTNPAKMGERFHFFSLLHHSRLAKPKKPDGLKLEKKKSPAPLPVAGFTELSFS, from the exons ATGAGGTTCAGCTTTAACACGCAGCTGCTCAGCAGAGTCTTCATCAGTTTACCTGCAGCAG GGCGATGGCGAGCAGCTCAGTCCAGACTCTTCTGCAgctctccatcatcatcagacCAGGAGAAGCCCAGAGCCTCCATGCTCAGACACCTgacctccaaaataaaagccacagGTCCAGTCACAGTGGCGGAGTACATGAGAGAGGTGCTCACCAACCCGGTGACG GGTTATTACGTGAAGAACGACATGCTCGGACCGGACGGAGATTTCATCACGTCGCCTGAGATCAGTCAGATTTTCGGAGAG ctGATCGGCGTGTGGATCATCAGTGAGTGGATGGGAGCGGGTCAAcccaaacagctgcagctggtgGAGCTCGGGCCTGGAAGAGGATCTCTGTCCAGCGACGTCCTCAGA gtcttcagtcAGCTGCGGTCCGTCTTCGGCGGGGCTTCGGTGTCCGTCCACCTGGTCGAGGTGAGTCCGGTGCTGAGTCGTCTTCAGGCCCAGAGTCTGACCGGGAACAGCAGCCAGGAGGCCGACAGCGAGGACGAGCCCGTTTACCGCCACGGGGAAACTGCAGCCGGGCTGCCGGTGTCCTGGTACCGCCGCTTAGACGACGTCCCTGCAG GATTCAGCATCTTCCTCGCTCACGAGTTCTTCGACGCTCTGCCGATCCACAAGTTTCAG CGGACACCGAAAGGTTGGAGGGAGGTGATGGTGGACATCGACCCGGAGAAACCGGACCGGCTGAGGTTCGTCATGGCACCGTCTCCCACTCCGGCCTCGTCCACGCTCGTACAG gcaGATGAAAGGCGGGGTCACGTGGAGGTGTGTGCAGAGGGCGGAGTCATCGTCCAGCAGCTGGCCCGGCGGATCGCAGCGGACGGCGGCGCGGCGCTGATCGCCGACTACGGCCACGACGGGACGAAGACGGACACGTTCAGA gGTTTTAAAGGTCACCAGCTCCACGACGTCCTGTCCTCGCCGGGCTCGGCTGACCTCACCGCCGATGTGGACTTCAGCTACCTGCGGAGGATGGCCGGAGGGGGCGTGGCCTGTCTGGGACCCGTCACTCAGAGGACGTTCCTGAAAAACATGGGCATCGACTCACGACTACAG GTTCTGCTGAGAAACTGCAGCGACCCGACCACCAGGAAGCAGCTGACAAGCAGCTACGACATGCTGACCAACCCGGCCAAGATGGGCGAGCGCTTCCACTTCTTCAGCCTGCTGCACCACAGCCGGCTGGCCAAACCCAAGAAACCAGACGGGCTGaagctggagaagaagaaaagcccGGCGCCGCTGCCTGTGGCCGGATTCACCGAGCTCAGCTTCTCCTGA
- the LOC109140071 gene encoding protein CEBPZOS yields MSSSLAPLAQKLMKAVIAVELLGVFGVYGLFHKMNDSPEFRSTMSRKFPSVLEVYYQSNEWAGVYGIRERDQEAWASKQD; encoded by the exons aTGTCTTCCTCTCTGGCTCCTCTGGCCCAGAAGCTGATGAAGGCCGTGATCGCCGTCGAGCTGCTGGGCGTGTTCGGCGTGTACGGCCTGTTCCACAAGATGAACGACAGTCCAG AGTTCAGGAGCACCATGAGCAGGAAGTTTCCATCAGTGCTGGAAG tTTACTACCAGTCCAACGAGTGGGCGGGCGTCTACGGCATCCGAGAGAGAGACCAGGAGGCCTGGGCGTCCAAACAGGACTGA